From Candidatus Thermoplasmatota archaeon, a single genomic window includes:
- a CDS encoding nicotianamine synthase family protein: MADIKKSDKVLHIGCGAIPYTSIIINKETSSSIVGIDNKDKIVKRATEYIKKNNFSDRIKIKSGEGNKYNASEFDIVIISYGVSDHDAVLKHILDSVKEGTKIILRKSVTEKNNYINSIVKDFSICSKRLLLTQNSVLIVKKD; encoded by the coding sequence ATGGCTGATATCAAAAAATCTGACAAAGTTCTACACATAGGGTGCGGAGCCATACCCTATACTTCTATAATAATAAACAAAGAAACCAGCTCATCGATAGTGGGAATAGATAACAAAGATAAAATTGTAAAAAGAGCAACCGAGTATATAAAAAAAAATAATTTTTCAGATAGAATCAAAATTAAAAGCGGAGAAGGAAATAAATATAATGCTTCAGAATTTGATATTGTAATAATCTCCTACGGTGTTTCAGATCACGATGCGGTTCTGAAACATATCTTAGATTCGGTTAAAGAAGGAACAAAAATTATTCTAAGGAAATCAGTAACTGAAAAGAACAACTACATTAATTCAATTGTAAAAGATTTTTCGATTTGCAGCAAAAGACTTCTTTTAACACAGAATTCTGTTTTAATAGTGAAAAAAGATTAG
- the argF gene encoding ornithine carbamoyltransferase, translating into MNKNVLSILDVKDEIHDIIDLAIKLKNDYKKGKDIRYLKGKKLAMIFERTSIRTRVSFEFGIQMLGGIAISLTKEDIGIGTRETVEDIALVMSRYADIVMYRALDKKDLHDFAKYATIPVINGLDIDEHPTQILADLTTIKEKKHKLEGLKFVFVGDGDDNLTHTYMLACTLVGMDVTVISPKSHWPSKYFLDKATEIAKQKKVKLLITEDLEEIKNADVVATDTWVSIWYKDQKEQILKDLRGYTVTKELMSKAKPDAIFIHCMPIFYGEEVTKEVAHGPQSVIIDEAENRMWAEMALMVKILG; encoded by the coding sequence ATGAATAAGAATGTCTTATCAATCCTTGATGTTAAAGATGAAATCCATGATATAATCGATTTAGCAATAAAATTAAAAAATGATTATAAAAAAGGAAAAGACATCAGATACCTAAAAGGAAAGAAACTAGCAATGATTTTTGAAAGGACATCAATTAGAACTAGAGTTAGCTTTGAATTTGGAATACAAATGCTTGGAGGAATTGCAATTTCTCTAACCAAAGAGGATATTGGAATCGGCACAAGGGAAACCGTTGAGGATATCGCCTTAGTCATGTCAAGGTACGCAGATATTGTTATGTATAGAGCACTCGATAAAAAAGATTTACATGATTTTGCAAAATATGCCACCATTCCAGTTATTAATGGTTTGGATATAGATGAACACCCAACTCAGATACTAGCTGATTTAACAACCATAAAAGAAAAGAAACATAAACTGGAAGGGTTAAAATTTGTCTTTGTTGGTGATGGTGATGACAACCTAACACACACATATATGTTAGCATGTACACTAGTTGGAATGGATGTAACTGTTATCAGCCCGAAGAGTCATTGGCCTTCCAAATATTTCCTTGACAAAGCAACAGAAATCGCTAAGCAAAAGAAAGTTAAATTATTAATAACTGAGGACCTAGAAGAAATAAAAAATGCTGACGTAGTAGCAACAGATACATGGGTATCAATCTGGTATAAAGATCAAAAGGAACAGATATTAAAGGATCTTAGAGGGTATACTGTTACTAAAGAATTGATGAGTAAAGCTAAACCTGATGCAATTTTTATACATTGTATGCCAATTTTCTATGGAGAAGAAGTAACTAAAGAAGTAGCCCATGGCCCGCAGTCTGTAATTATAGATGAAGCAGAGAATCGTATGTGGGCTGAAATGGCGCTTATGGTCAAAATTTTAGGTTAA
- a CDS encoding UbiA family prenyltransferase gives MVFTFAILISVWCLFVVGMAALFVTFHNKYLKKVIKIPAYSEIFTPVQWLTVVVFGYVAIWTALPQANEISYSIPIVGPISYDINSFLNMLILVLFTYFADDAHDLPEGIHDIDGDRKLGVKTYATSFGVKASAKISFTMFFISGILGISLFLRNMVTPIFLIPFIAVWLYTLNWSYRYIQKDEEDMKKLGVKVGQKGFDYLLITYNLIFLDVLIQVLYHHYG, from the coding sequence ATGGTATTTACATTTGCGATTCTTATCAGTGTCTGGTGTTTATTTGTCGTAGGTATGGCGGCTTTATTCGTAACATTCCATAATAAGTATCTCAAAAAAGTTATTAAAATACCAGCTTACTCGGAAATATTTACCCCTGTTCAATGGCTTACGGTAGTAGTATTTGGTTATGTGGCTATATGGACAGCTTTACCACAGGCAAATGAGATCAGTTATAGCATACCGATAGTGGGGCCTATCTCATATGATATTAATTCTTTTTTAAACATGCTAATTCTTGTTTTGTTTACCTATTTTGCAGATGATGCCCATGATCTACCTGAAGGTATACACGATATAGATGGAGATCGAAAACTCGGGGTTAAAACATATGCAACATCTTTTGGAGTAAAAGCATCTGCTAAAATATCATTTACGATGTTTTTCATCTCAGGCATACTAGGCATTAGTCTATTTCTCAGAAATATGGTAACACCGATATTCCTAATACCATTCATTGCAGTATGGTTATACACGCTTAACTGGTCATACAGATACATACAAAAAGATGAAGAAGATATGAAAAAACTTGGAGTAAAAGTCGGCCAAAAAGGATTTGACTATCTACTGATCACATATAACCTGATTTTCCTGGATGTCCTTATACAAGTTTTATACCATCATTATGGTTAA